The genome window atacagctatttaggattaacagcagctttaccagaagatatatcaatagtaaatattaattgtcacCTACAACATGCTGTCTAGGGAGGAGAGGACTCATCTGCGTACAAACGGTGAAAATTGTCATCAGAAGCTGACCAAGAAAGTCCAGCTCAGTTTTTGATTTCTGATCAAAACATAATAAAAGTCATATTGGCTGATTGCTTGTTTCAAAAGACTATGTTAGAAGATCAATGAATTAATAATGGCTATACATTAACTCTTGGACAGTAAGTGAATAGAGATTAAAACTGAGTGAGCTACATACTAGGAAGGCGAGTGAAAGAAATGTGTGCTAGTTAGGAAATACATAACGTCTCAAGAGGAGAAAGTCCTCAGCATACAATCCTGATGGTAGTGTGTAGCACCTCAATCTACTGATGGCAGTTACCCAAATGACCCTGATCACTGTCAGTTCAGGGAGAGCTATTGCATTGTTTGAGCTGAATTCAGTTTGCTATTTCCTTCCCTACTCTCTGGGACTATGTCAGACCCCGTGTAGAGAAGTAGCTCACTCTCAGCTACtcttcaatatttttaaatagcaaTTAATTGAGGATATGCCCttgggaaaataaaaatgaacgaAGCAGCTTCCTTCTCTAGCTGGATTCCTCAAAATAGGAAACATGCAATCAACATAATGTGGTTAATATAtctgattgatcatcttacctacaATTAGACACAGAGCAGGAGATTCCCAGAAGTCcacattaaatttttttccatattttatcCACAGCATATGGTGAGGGTTGGATTCTAGAGCTACTGCTATAAAACCCCTTGGTTCTTGTACAGTTCCAGAAGGTCTGGGGTGTGAAAGTCATGAGTGTCAGCCATCGATGGCATTCCTTTCATCATCTCATAATATTCCCACCACTCAAGAAGTAGAAAAAAGACAGGCAAAGGAAGAGAAGCCATTTGGCCAGGAGACTGACAGGTGTCGGAAAATAGTGTGAATCAGAGGAAGGTGTAGGGAGCGGGAAGAGCGAGGGAGGCCAGGAGAAATGCAGCCACACCCTTTGGCTCGTAAAACTCAATGGCTGTGATGTTCTCCTTCTTCCACATGCCCAACAACACACCATATCCACAATTATCAACAGATAATTGTCCGTGAGAGGATGATGCCATGGTAGAATATAGAATAATGTTCTGCACTGCTTGCCTGAGCTCTGTTCTTGGAATTCCCAAGTGACCCTGTAGATGACGAGTCACCATGCCCAAACAGGGAATAGTACTTACACATAGACTTGTTTTGGAGAACAATTGAATGGAGTGAACCATTTCAAACAGTGTCCAACACGATCACATCTCACCATTACTGTGATGATACTGGGACATGTATGGACCCAATTTCTAGCTTTACTGTGGACagtctgtttttgtttatgttaaaCTACAAGTGCCTTGTTAGTACTGTAGTAATCAAAGAAATGAGGATGAAAGACTCctcaaaacaaaatccaaagtaAAATCCCAAAGAGAAATTGGTTTTGAAAGGTCTGCaaagttggtgtgtgtgtgcagttcatttaattttgtttctgtgttctcAGAATGAGGCGTGCAACTCACCGTTAGTGAGTGCTTGCTTAAAATTACCATCTTTTAGACCGTCACTAAATACATATTTCATTATTAAATAATGAAGGCTCTACTTTCAAATAAAGGATTTTTATAATTAGTTTATATTGTAACAATGCCTTAGAAATAAATTCAACAATGCCTTAGAAATAAATTAGCATTACAGCACTGCGAATGTGGTTTAGGAGGTACACTGGCTACTCACAGAAGGAGCAAGCCATCATCCACGAGTCAGTCCATTCCAGTGCGGATCAGCACCTCTCACTTGGGCTACATTACATTACGAATTCTCCAAGCAGAGACTGTGCTTTAAACACAGATAGGCGCTGAGCTTAACAAAATCTCAGTTAGGAGCGTGTTAGAAGGGACTGCACAAACCTCTGGGGAATAAATGAGAAAATGACCAAAATAAAAACCGTATGGCTTTAAAGCAGAATGTTGATGTCAAAATAACCTACTCAAAAGAAGGTAAGTCACCTGGGGAGTTTCAAGAGTCTTCAAAAAGGATGCcatttaaaactttcttttaatAAACCTAATCCTCTGGTCTATTTTTCAGTTTACACTCAAGACACTTCTCTATAAGACTAGAATTTTCAGCAggatgcagtggtgcacacctgtaattccagcactttagggaggcaggcagatctctgcagatttgagaccagtctggtccacaaagcaagtccgggatagccatggctacacagagaaatcctatctaaagaaaagaaaagaaaaaaggaaagaaaaaagattagaATCTTCTAAGCAACTATTTCTGAAAAAGATTAATATAAGAGAGACACAAAGTCTTACTCAGAGATTTAAGACAACCTTTTAGCATTTCAAAAGTTCTCAACTGTGATCACTGAAAGGACTGTTTATATAGTAGTCAGGTTATGTAGCCAGGGCAAAGAGTCAGAGCAAAGGTAGACCTTTGCAGCCAATGCTGAAGACAgactttttctcttaaaaattaaaGCTGCTGAGAACTGACCAAGCCAGAGAAGCAGTGCCAAGCCAGAGAAACAGCCAAGGTCAGCAGAACCtcaactttccttccttccctccttttttttttttttttttttgtagcagagAATGTTGAGAAACAAGTTTCTTATAAGCCTGACCCAGACATTAAGAGTAGAAGCTACCCTGTGCTAGGGTTGGGAAAGtacttttatttcctttagtACTAGATGCCAGGAATGAATTACAAACATATTCTGTAAACATCTGAGCTCCAAAATATCTATGCTTTTAAGATTATTCACTCATGTAGGAATCTCTGGTTTTCTCTGTGCTTTGTCCTTCTGAGAATCCTTTCTAAGCAAGTAACTATACCACAAAGATTTCTAAGGCcattttaaaaaaagtcacaGGTCGCAATTTTTATAGGGAATACATTGGCTGTGCCAAATCATCGTGTTGAAGTCTCACTGAATATTTTGAGACCTTTATTTAAAAGGTGCAGACATTTTTAGCTAAAGACAGTCAACTAGGCTGATTGGGACCTATGACCCCCTCTTCCCCAGGCTATTCCGCGTGTACTTGAGAACTGTCTGTGTTGAACAATGCGTCTACCATAAATGGGACTACTTTTGTTTTGCCTCCATCAAGTTGCAGTAGTTGGATCCTGAGCTTTCCATGCTGCTGTGAACAAGAGCACACTTTGCAAGGGGATGTCTGGGTCTCCAGGAGACACCGTAGGAACTAAGATCACCTTCAATTTCCATGTACAAACTGGGTTTATAGCATTCATTTTCACTATGAAAGACATCTAGGGAATTCTGTTACTTTCTACAAATTAATATTATTCAGTAAATATCTTATTTTCTATTCTGTAATCATCCGTATGAAAGAACATAGCTGAACAATCAAGTCAAGAAGCAGAAAACATCACAGGAAGACAGACATGGTTACTttttatttgaagaaaaacaTAAGTTTTAATAAATACTGTGGAAACACTGaccaaacaaacatacaaagtgacttcaacatttaaaaaaaaaagcaacaaaagttCTGCTTTATAACAGTtataacttattttctttttacaatatTTAAATACAGAAAGCACTCGCCAGCTATTTTGTAATACTGCCCAAAGCATAACGCTGCACCAGTCAGAGCATATTATGTTGGTAAAATGTCTGAGTTTCATGGGAAATGACATCTTCTTGCAGAGACAAAACAAAGTGCTTGTAAGACACAGAACTGGGTGTTATAATTTTCTTAATCTCCTCTTCTGCCACATTTTAATGGAAACAGAGCTTCAACGCTTCAAAAATGAAGCGTCatcattgggggaaaaaaagcttgCTTTTAACAAGCACCAACTATAAAAAGGTCATATCTGATTTCTTCTCTGAAAGGAACTGCTCAAAAGGAGAAACCTGTAAATTACTTTAAATGCTGATTATTCCTCTAACAACCATCAAGTTTTGAACCTGGCCCTAGCTGCGGATGATTAAGTGAGGTTTCGCAGTTACTTGAGAAATGCCCTAGGCTCATATCAgggcagacatttttttttttcttttgtatctgtGGTTTTCTAAAGCATGGGCAAATGGGGGTTTTGTCAGGACAACATTCATTTGAAGGAAGTGGCACGAGCCAACCAACAGCTCCCTGCCTGCTGCCAGTCCAGGGGCACTGTCCCCAGATAACAGTGCTTTCGCTCTGAGCATTTGAAATCTAACGTTCTCCCAGACAGCCTCACTCACAAACTgtgctctctgctcctcctcctccgttCATTGCCTCTCCTGGTGGAAACAGTAGTCACCCGCTTCCTCTCTTGAGATCACTCTACCACATCAAACCAAGACACCTTTTATTTGActtctcgtttttttttttttttatcaacgatggcaaaaaggaaaacaaagccaCACACTCTCTTCTAAACAGCGCACAAAATATTACATTGAGCAATTTACCACTTGTTAATGACAATCACAGGGAATGAACAAAACCATCAGACAGAATAAAAAGCAACACTCTTTCCTATTTGATCTACGCAATCTTTGTAGTGCTGGTCTACGCATCTCGTAAGGCCTCCGAAGCCTTGCTTTCAAACCACCTCGCTCAGCAGCGACCTTCAGGAAGTCAAGATTTCAAAGCCTCGTGAAGTTTTTCCTCTCGAATCCCACGGGTCCCGATACAATTTCCATTTTAATGATGGGCTAGGAGGAAATGAGATCCCATCCTCTAGAAACCTAAACGCTAAGGTCACAGTGCGAGTTCCCCACGAGGACGGTACACTaatagatacttttttttttgaaagaaagattaaaaacacCGAGAAACTAAATCAAAGCAGAGATCCACGaaacgaaaacacaaaaaaacaaaaccggAAATACGCAAGCACCGTTCAGAGCCTGGATTTTCTTCTCGGAAGGACTGGCATTCCTCCTTTTCTCTAGCGCTAGCCCGTTTATAGCTCCCTTTtgtttttggcatatttttttttcaagtcacaCTTGAAAACTCTTCCATGTTTTCACTTCTCACCACTCGGTCTACATGCCGAACCTAAGGACGGGATTCCAAAAACCTGGCATCCTTTCAAGGGCCTCCTAAGCCTGCGTCTGCGCGACTTTGGCTGTGCACTTCATTTGACTCCACCTTTTCGTTTCgcgcttgttttgttttttgtttttttttttttttttttaattttctacttttttctttttcttttttttttttttaaacaccagATTCCTGTGTCCTCACTGAAGACCGCGAAGCCTCACATCACGGAGCAGCTCTTGGCTTTGTCCTTCCGTAAGTCCGTAGCAACTGCGGAGAGTTCTGGTCTGCTAGGCATGTGTGAAATCCGCTTGGTGGCCCTCTGTGATTTGTTCCGCTTAACGTTCTTATTTGTCTTATTTACACACGCCAAGGTGGCGACGTGAAAAATGTCTCTGACGCTGTTTTCTGACTGTAAAGCTGAGCATTCGATGTAAGTGGCTGCTCCGATCTGCTTGGCCATGTTTGCCCCCTGTGAAGTAGAAGAAAGAACTTCCATCACCAATGAGACTTTGGAGAGACGCTGGGAAAGTGTTGAAATGCCACAAAATGCATTTGGAAAATACCTAATATGCCAAATGGATTTCCCGAGTATtgtaaaaaatagaaaacagatttataattctttttttaatgagctATTTTGTTACTTCCCAAATACTGAAGACCCAATCTGCAGGCCCTCAATTACATTACTCAGTAGAAACTGCTCTAGCTCCCCACAGCTTCCAACACGCTGATTTGCTCCATCAGGAGAATCCGGAGCATCCAACTTGCAATAGGAGGAtgcaaagaaaacaagagaggTGCAAAAGTGGTGGTGGCTGACCCTCACAGCCACTAACCCAAGAAGTCAGTAACTGGCTGTGTAGTTCTCATTGGGCCCATTGTGAAGCATGGCCTCTGGCTACTGGAGTAAACTCCCCTGATACCGTGAACACTGCATCTTTCACGCAGACCTGACCAAGGTGCTTTGGCCCTCAGAGTCCATTCCAGCATGAAGCTCTCACTTCCTCTCAGTGACTAGAAGCATCCCTCAACCCCAGTCAACCAGTTGTACAAAATATAGGGCTGACAAATGTAATTTAACATCCGTTTGAATAAAGTCACTTTCTATGACTGTATTGGGTTTGTTAATGAGAAATGCAAGATGGACATgaatgtagtatttttttttccatttccggTTTTTATcatgctggggatggaatcctctgccttcctgaggctGAGCAAGTACTCTATGACTGAGTCATGTCCCCAGGCCTAAAATAGAATACTTTAAATGATGCAAACCACATAGAGCTGTAGAGATTTTAACAGGAACCCTCTTCAGAATCTGGTGATGAGTTTTAGGAGAAGGAGATCCAAAGGTAGCACCTATTAACTCCTTATGTGGCCTAATTCCTGATGATTTTTACTACAGGACATTTCATATTTCTCTAGAGTATTGCCTCACCTATTGAAAAactgttaacattttctttatcgCAAATAATATTCCATTTCTTTTACTTTCATTGCAAAGTGACTtttcagggctgaggagatggctcagcagttgagagcactggctgctcttccagaggcctcaggttcaattcccggcacccatgtggcagcccacaactgtctgtaactccagtttcaggggacccgacaccctcatacagacatacacgcaggcaaaacaccaatgcgcatagaataaaaatgaataaattctttaaaaaggaaggaaggaaggagggaagaaaggaaggaaggatggaaggaaggagagaaggaaggatggaaggaaggaaggaaagtgacTTTTCTACAGCGACGACACACCTACCTGATCATATGACACCGGAGTCTGCCTATGGTTTGAGAGCTCCACTAATGTGCTGACATCCGTCCGAAGATCAGACTTGCAGCCAACCAACAGCATCTTGGTATTGGGACAAAATTCCTGGATCTCACCTTTCCactgttggggggtgggggggaaggaaAATTAACAAAGCACTGACATGTATA of Meriones unguiculatus strain TT.TT164.6M chromosome 8, Bangor_MerUng_6.1, whole genome shotgun sequence contains these proteins:
- the Rnd3 gene encoding rho-related GTP-binding protein RhoE, producing MKERRASQKLSSKSIMDPNQNVKCKIVVVGDSQCGKTALLHVFAKDCFPENYVPTVFENYTASFEIDTQRIELSLWDTSGSPYYDNVRPLSYPDSDAVLICFDISRPETLDSVLKKWKGEIQEFCPNTKMLLVGCKSDLRTDVSTLVELSNHRQTPVSYDQGANMAKQIGAATYIECSALQSENSVRDIFHVATLACVNKTNKNVKRNKSQRATKRISHMPSRPELSAVATDLRKDKAKSCSVM